The Blattabacterium cuenoti genomic sequence TTTTTTTTATAAATAAATTATGTATTTTATTCATTGATTAGATAATTTTTCAAAAAATTTTTCATAAATATTAATATCTTTATCTCCTCTTCCAGATAAAGTTACAATAACAACATCATCATTTTTAAATGAAATATTTTTTAATGCAGCTAATGCATGAGAACTTTCTAAAGCAGGAATTATTCCTTCTAATCTTGTTGATTCATATCCAGCTTGCAAAGCTTCCTCGTCTGTAGAAGACAAAAAATGGACACGTTTTTTTACAAAAAGATTGGCAAACATAGGACCTATTCCAGGATAATCTAATCCAGGAGATATAGAATGAGCAGGGAGCACTTGTCCATCTTTATTTTGTAATAGTATAGTCATACTTCCATGTAATACTCCCTGAGATCCACAATGGATAGATGCAGCTGTTTTTCCTGTATTTATACCTAATCCTGCAGCTTCTACTGCTATAAGATTAACTGATTCCGTATCTAAAAAATGATAAAAAGATCCTGCTGCATTACTTCCTCCTCCTATGCAAGAAATTACATAATTAGGAAAATTAGATCCTTCTTTTTCTTTTAATTGTATTTTAATTTCTTCACTAATAATAGATTGAATATCCGCTACCATTTGAGGATAAGGATGAGGTC encodes the following:
- the trpB gene encoding tryptophan synthase subunit beta, encoding MKYFVDKNGYYGEFGGAFIPEMLYPNIKNLQDKYKKLITSFEFQKLYKEILTNYAGRPTPLFFCKKYSKKYKAKIYFKREDLNYTGSHKINNAIGQSLLAKKLGKTKIIAETGAGQHGVATATACALMNLKCIIFMGEKDINRQYTNVLRMKTLGAEVLPVYSGDKTLKDAVNEAIRYWINHPESYYLIGSTVGPHPYPQMVADIQSIISEEIKIQLKEKEGSNFPNYVISCIGGGSNAAGSFYHFLDTESVNLIAVEAAGLGINTGKTAASIHCGSQGVLHGSMTILLQNKDGQVLPAHSISPGLDYPGIGPMFANLFVKKRVHFLSSTDEEALQAGYESTRLEGIIPALESSHALAALKNISFKNDDVVIVTLSGRGDKDINIYEKFFEKLSNQ